Within the Miscanthus floridulus cultivar M001 chromosome 2, ASM1932011v1, whole genome shotgun sequence genome, the region TAAGTTCGATCCCACATAAGGCCACATACCACTTCCACTTAATGGTACTACCCATTCATACCTATCCCTAGCTAAACTACCATATTAGGAACTTTTCAAAGTTAGGATTGCATCAAGCTGACACCCTGGAACACCTAAAGCATGAAAGGACTGCAAAAGCCGGAACAGAATGGCAGGTTGTGAATGGACTAACGGAAAGGCTGCAGGTCAACAGTGGTTAAAAGCACAGATGGTGTTATGTGCATTGTATGCATTGTCAGGGTTTACTTCAGTATATAGTTGAATTTCAGTACGTAATGGAGCAAATTAGTTTAAATTATCCCTTACATACTACAATATGCCAATGGCCCCCTATACCATAAGGATATGATCTAAGTTGTTACAGATGAAAATAGAGAAAACGATGAAGATTGTTATATTATTAGAATTACCAAAAATGACTCAACATCCAAAATTAACAGGGCTAAAATCTTTACTATCTCCAGAATACTAAAAAGCAGTTAAATTTATGACGAGGAAACCCATTTAATATACGCAGGTCAATCTATGAAGAGCTATGCACTTCTCCATTATGCACAGAGATGACAAGTTAACAATGAGCAACAAGTTCAGTAATATTGTCTAATCAGCTCAACCCGATAGCCCCGCCAATACACAGAAGGTGGGTGGGAGAGAGAATAGTGTGGAATGAATTAAAAGGCCATAGTATCAACAGCTTGCACGTTGTACAAAGGATACTTGAAACTGCATGGATTACGGCAACCTTGTAGAAAGATAGATGCATACCCACAGCTATACACAACATTGCGTATCAAGTTGACGCCAGTTCTCTGGTCAACAATCGGAAGGAAGCATTCATCCATTAATGAAAGTGCAACAGCAATCTTGGAGTTACACTCAATTCTTATGTCCAAAGGAAGGACTTCTTCTGGTACATCTTCATGGATGCGTTGAACAACTCTGCATGAATATTCTGGTTCAAGATCCTTCTTGACTGCAAGAAGATTCTGCAATTCCTCAAACAGCTGCATCACAGAAATAGAGATTTTAGATTCTGTAATTATATCATTGGAACTTCTTGGGTCAGTTGGGGCATAGGAGGGTATACATACATTAACAAACGAGAAGATAAATAAAACAACAAATAGATATAGAGCATCTAGACAGGAAGTGTGTTTGATGGTAAAAAAAAACTAGTGGTTAATAGAGCATTTTCGAAAAGACACAACTTCCATGGTGCTTTCGCATTTGACATTTCTTAACACTAAATACCAATTGTCTAGTTTCAAAACTAGAAATTCAGAAGAGTAGAACTTTTAATAGTTGGACTGAAATGACAAGATTCTCATGTCACTAAATAGGAGTTCAAATACCACACCCATACAGTAACTTACTATATGTAATCACTTATAGTAATGGAATTCATGTAAATAAAAACCATACGTTGCACATGAGATTGGTATTATATCAAGTACAGATACTTGGACACAGAAGGAAATAGCATATATGCATAATCAAGAAAGGAAGCTGACAGAGTAGAGAGATGAAAGATGGTGCATATATTTAATGACTGAGGTCTCAGACATATAACAACagcaaagccttttagtcccaaaccCAACATGAGCCACTAACAAAAAGGAAACGATGTCTGCCTCAAACATCAAAGTAAAATAGCAAGTGTCAccatttgaaattttgaattatGCTCATGAAAACCACAAGGTAGTATATCCAGAAACAAGGTCAAGGGAAAAAGAACAATAGTCTGACAAGCGTTACCAGTCTGCAGCTTTGTTGGCAGAATAGATTGCCTGTCTGACTGGAAAGGTTAGTTATGGAATCATTCTCAGGAGAGCAGGCTTCATGATCTGCAGACATTATTGTATGAAATACTCAAAGACATGATTGAGCATCAACATAATATAGTAAGATAATAATGAAAATGCGGAAAAAAAAGTATCAAAGACTTCAAAATTTGAAAGAACTACTGAAAAAGTATAAACAGGGATCACATACACTGCTCTTCGCACTGGGAACAAGTATGCAATGAAGAATCAACATCAGCAGCGTCTTCAGCACCATCACTAGAATGTTCATGGCAAAATTTACATGAACAGTTTGCACAACACCAATAATCAGAGGGAAGTTCCTGCAAAATTGGAAATTCAATAGATTAGAGAATGATGTGCCGAAAAGTTTTAATGAGTCTTATCAGTACAGAAAACTGGGAGCACTATTATTGGGCATTGCAAGTTTTCGATCATGTCCTAATGCAGTAACAGCTAAATTTGAAAAAAAAGGTACATAAATTAAAATACTGCCATTAGTTGATTCAATCAAAAGAAACGTTACGGTTAATGAAAAACAATTAAGACAACAGCCAATAACAGTACTTGTGTGAAAGGCATAAATGCATACCTCCAGTCCTAGACAACTCATGTGAAATGTCGAGGGGCATCCATCACAGCAGATCAAATTGCCTCCATCGCCGCAAATACCACAGGTGTCATCATTGGGGTCATCGCCCTCAATGCTAACAGGAAAGAAATCTTGCCTTTCAGCATCAGACTGCATATTCCATGCATTAATGAGACAATGCAAAAGGTCAATGTCTAGCCCATCCACAAGTATGTTTCTGTATGGCTTATTTACTTCAGAACCAGCATGAGCTACAAATTCAAGCACTGAAAGGACCTCGCTACAGCAGCTGCAGTTAATCCCATCCCTAGTGACAATACCCTCAAGTAAAACCTTTGAGTGGCTTTCATCCATACATTTCAGCTTAGTGTTGACTGATAGAACATCCAGATCAATCAGCCAGGAGAAGATTGTACGTTTCCATTCATATGGAACAAAACCATCAGTGCCGCTGCCAGACTCCTTGTTCGATCCACGAACGAGTAGAGCACAACCACCTCGTTTTTTTCTTTCATTGCCTAAGTGCAGTCTTCTTGAATTCGtagtgttcttcttcttttcctttttgaaCCTTTTCTGTCTCAACCTTTGAATTGCTACTTTGGTTGTTCGTTTGTTTACAACAACTCTTTTTAATTTGCTAAGGATATCCTCTGTTAAAGTACAACCTGAAGAACCAGAGACCTGCATTTTGCCAGGGCTACCAACAGATTTTTTTGACAAAGTCTGGTCTTTAGAACTTTCCTTCTGCTCAGATTCCATACTTGCACGAAACGCATAATATGCTTTTGTGACTGACCAGTAAGACCCTTTGCCACTAGGAGGTATATACACGGAATCCATGTAGTCTCTACCATTCCTGGGTCTTAAATCAATTGTCCAGCCAGCATCTAGAAGCATGGCCTTTATCTGATCACTTATTTTTTGCTTTTCTTCACGAAGAGTTCCTGTACCTTCAGGCACCTTCGTTTTCCCTTTTCCTGGCTGCAGTGATAAGGAGCTAGATTCAGATTTGATCAGAGGAGGTCTACCCAAACGACCTGCTTTGGAAGGACCAGAAGTATGCTTCAACTTAGATCCAGCCCTTTGTTTATGCACAGATTTCTTCCTTTTCCGCCGATTCTTTTTCACAACAATAACTTCTTCAGAATCACTGGAGTCCTCTTGTTTTGGCACGACAAGACGGGCAGCACCACGACGACGTCCGCTACGAGTTCTCCTGTAGGAAGTATCACTGCTGATCTCATCATCATCAGATTGATCCTGTGTCTGCTTGATAGCATTTTGATTAGAGTGGTTAGAAGATCTGCTTGATAAATTTGTTTGATTGCGATGCTGCCGTTCCCTCAGAACACGTTTATTGCCCAAATCACAGTTATTCCCAATAAGCTTCTCTCCAGAAGACTTATTTGGTTGGTCTATCTCAGGATCAGAAGACGTATTTCTTGTCTTCTTCATGGCTGGCAAAGCAATTGGTGACTTTCCAGTGATTTTATCAAGCCCTGCTTCCAATATCCTCTTCTTGCTGGCAACAATTTTCGCACCAACAGACAGTAGTGGTTTCTGCACAGGAGTCTTATTTTCAGATTTAACTCCATCAGAATCCGTATACTCCATATCATTTCTCTCAGTGATGGCTGAACCAGAGATATTCTGATCCACCGCAGAAACAGCTGCTCCGGTTGTTTTCTTAAGAATGCTGACACTTCCCACAGGTGGTTGTGTCTTCAAATTGATCTCTGTTTCATTTTCTGATTCCTTATTCTCTGTGGCATTCACATGATTATCATTCTCAGTAACACCTGAGTCTCTTCGATCAGCCACCTTTTCTTTCACTGCTTGATTCTCCATATGGGTATTACGTTCTCCTAGCTCAGCATGGTGACCTTTTGGAGATACTGCACTGCTCACTTTCCTTGTATAATGAGCAACAATATCTCCCTTCCTCCCTCTGCTTCCTAGTGCAGCCTCATTTGTGGTAGTTTTACGTGAGCTTCCAGAAACTTCTCTCTGCCTAACTGTAGCTGACCTTGTAACTCGCTTCTCAAACCGCGACTCCTCTCCACATGTCCCCTGCTTTGTCTCACATGATTTTCTACCTCTCCTTGTAAAGACAATGTCATGTGATGAAACATCATTGGCTTCGTTCACGGGGCTTCCCCTCTCCTCCTGCTTAGTGCACCCAGTTAGATCAGTGTGGTTATCTACTGCGCATCTTCCATTCTCAGTCAAAGAAATGTCAGTTTCTGTACAAACATCGTCAATGTGAGAATGCTTCTCAATTTTCGGATCACTACTGTGGAGTATCACTTCCTCGGTATGAACCACATTATTCTCCTGCTTACTATCCTCCTGCTTAACAGATTCTGATCCACTGGTAGGGATGGTTTTGGTTAAATCTGTACTTGTGTTGGCATCATCAGCAATTGCTGAGTCTATGACCTCACCCTGACAAGGTCCATGTCTCACTTTGTTATCTTGGACCTCATCAACACTCAAACTGTTTATTCCAGCTCTGGAGTCATTCTGCTCTGAATGAGTTACAGCGGACACCTTCTCATCTGATTTGACTGTCTTATCATCTGATTCTGAATTGCTACCTTGAGTGCCTAAGCCATCACCTTGAGAAATATATGTTGCAGGAACACCAGGCATTCCCATATTATTCTCAGAACACCTAGCTGACTCTTCCGAGACATCGCTCGCGTCCAAGTTAACCAATCCATTGGCTTCCTCACCATTGCAAGTTACTTCCATCAGCACCCTGCCTTTGCAAGCCTCAGCCTCCACAATAGCTTCACAGTGTTTCGTCTCCAAACTGTCAGTTTTGCTAACCTCCGCACCCACTCCACAGGCTGCCTCAGCCTCAGCACGCAGCTTCATGGCATCGGACCTCAACACCCTTTTTGTCACACCACTCCTGTCCTCATCTGCAGAACCCCTCCGGTCCTTCCTTTTCTTCCCAGTCAAGGCAGGCCCTCCGCCAAGATCCTCATCACCAGAAGACTTGTTTTCCTCCAAGAAGGCAGGATCCTTCTTCAAATCCTTTGCCACACTTCCTTCCATTCCTGGCATTGGAGCTCCCTTAGGAGAGCCTTTATTGCCCATTCGAAGCCCCTGCAGAAGATCAAAAACCTCATCAGATGATCAAACTCCACTATTTCTCTCATCTAGAGTTCACGAGATGGTAAACCAACTAAACAGCACAGCCTGCCCTAAACCCTTGTTTAAACCTACTCCGACATGATTAAGAAATTCCGGACAATGCAAAACATAACGGGCAAAAAAAATGTACCACAAGTAACTATTTTAATTCGTTTcccagaaaaagaaaacaaaaagtaGTCTGAAGCAAAGACTCCGCCAGCAGCAACCCTACCGGAAaaggaagcaagcaagcaaaaACATAGCCCCAATAAAGAAGCGTAATTCCTGGGGAAATTTGGGACAGGAAGCAACTCACAGTGGCGTTGGGCATGGGGGTTCGGTTGAACCCCCAAAATTTCTGGGGAATTCGGCAGCACGAAGCCCTGTGGCGTCAACTGCTTCCGTCTGCCGATCTCCAGCGGCGAAGAGC harbors:
- the LOC136518538 gene encoding uncharacterized protein — its product is MPNATGLRMGNKGSPKGAPMPGMEGSVAKDLKKDPAFLEENKSSGDEDLGGGPALTGKKRKDRRGSADEDRSGVTKRVLRSDAMKLRAEAEAACGVGAEVSKTDSLETKHCEAIVEAEACKGRVLMEVTCNGEEANGLVNLDASDVSEESARCSENNMGMPGVPATYISQGDGLGTQGSNSESDDKTVKSDEKVSAVTHSEQNDSRAGINSLSVDEVQDNKVRHGPCQGEVIDSAIADDANTSTDLTKTIPTSGSESVKQEDSKQENNVVHTEEVILHSSDPKIEKHSHIDDVCTETDISLTENGRCAVDNHTDLTGCTKQEERGSPVNEANDVSSHDIVFTRRGRKSCETKQGTCGEESRFEKRVTRSATVRQREVSGSSRKTTTNEAALGSRGRKGDIVAHYTRKVSSAVSPKGHHAELGERNTHMENQAVKEKVADRRDSGVTENDNHVNATENKESENETEINLKTQPPVGSVSILKKTTGAAVSAVDQNISGSAITERNDMEYTDSDGVKSENKTPVQKPLLSVGAKIVASKKRILEAGLDKITGKSPIALPAMKKTRNTSSDPEIDQPNKSSGEKLIGNNCDLGNKRVLRERQHRNQTNLSSRSSNHSNQNAIKQTQDQSDDDEISSDTSYRRTRSGRRRGAARLVVPKQEDSSDSEEVIVVKKNRRKRKKSVHKQRAGSKLKHTSGPSKAGRLGRPPLIKSESSSLSLQPGKGKTKVPEGTGTLREEKQKISDQIKAMLLDAGWTIDLRPRNGRDYMDSVYIPPSGKGSYWSVTKAYYAFRASMESEQKESSKDQTLSKKSVGSPGKMQVSGSSGCTLTEDILSKLKRVVVNKRTTKVAIQRLRQKRFKKEKKKNTTNSRRLHLGNERKKRGGCALLVRGSNKESGSGTDGFVPYEWKRTIFSWLIDLDVLSVNTKLKCMDESHSKVLLEGIVTRDGINCSCCSEVLSVLEFVAHAGSEVNKPYRNILVDGLDIDLLHCLINAWNMQSDAERQDFFPVSIEGDDPNDDTCGICGDGGNLICCDGCPSTFHMSCLGLEELPSDYWCCANCSCKFCHEHSSDGAEDAADVDSSLHTCSQCEEQYHEACSPENDSITNLSSQTGNLFCQQSCRLLFEELQNLLAVKKDLEPEYSCRVVQRIHEDVPEEVLPLDIRIECNSKIAVALSLMDECFLPIVDQRTGVNLIRNVVYSCGSNFARLDFRGFYIFILERGDEIIAAASVRIHGTKLAEMPFIGTRNMYRRQGMCRRLVAGIKMILSSLNVEKLIIPAITELVDTWTSRFGFSPLEDSEKEEVKSISMLVFPGTGLLQKPLLNSLPNGDQSSQGDKTEKSPDVANEDSLCSDASADPLGLGVKEHGDNSKNADGTCNGAVSQQSPHS